AGTGCACAAAGTCGAAACCGGCGGGAGAGTTCTTGGCGAAGAAGTCCTTCATGACAAACTCAGCCTGCGTGGCGCTATAGCTTTGCTTGTCACCATCAAAGCTCAGCTCGACCGTGGATCCAAAATGCTGGGACAGCTCCCGGGAAGAGCCGCTCCGGATGGCATTGCGAACCGGCGTGAAGGCCTCACCTTGTGCCAGTACCGTTACGGAAAGTAACAAGAACCACACGACGGTAATAACCTGAAAAATGTTGCGTTTCATACTATGTGTAGGGAATGTATCATACAGTTCGCTAAAACTATGCCAAGTAGGCCTTGTTTATAAAATGTCCCTACAGCCGTGCGCCACGGCTCCAAGTTAACCCAAACCAACAAAATGTGCACGTTCCCGCGCGTGCCCTTATCTTTGCCGCTATGAATAAACAGGTATTGCTGGTGATTTTGGACGGGTGGGGTCTGGCACAGAACAAGGAAGTATCGGCTATCGACAAGGCCAATACTCCGTTTGTCGACTCACTGTTTCAACGATTTCCCCACAGTAAGCTTCAGGCCTCGGGCGAAGCCGTGGGGCTGCCCGACGGGCAGATGGGCAATTCGGAAGTCGGCCACATGAACATCGGAGCCGGCCGGGTCGTGTACCAGGATCTGGTGCGCATCAATAAGTCGATTCGGGAGCGGAAGCTAGGCTCGATGCCGGCGTTGGAAAAAGCCTTCGAATACGCCCGCACCACGGGCCGCAACCTGCATTATATCGGGCTGCTCTCGGATGGCGGGGTCCACTCCCACATTGAACACCTGAAAGCCCTGTGCACCCTGGCCCACGACGCTGACGTGCACAAGATATTTATTCACGCCTTCACCGATGGCCGCGACACCGACCCCAAGGGTGGCGTAAACTACGTGAATGACCTGGAGCAGAGCCTGGCCCGTAGCGGCGCCAAGATTGCCTCGGTCGTGGGGCGCTACTACGCCATGGACCGCGACAACCGCTGGGAACGGGTGAAAATAGCCTACGACCTGATGGTGAACGGCAAAGGCACGCCCTCGCAGAACCTGATTCAGAGCATGCTCGACTCCTATAAGGAAGGCGTGACGGATGAGTTCTTGAAGCCGATTGTGAAAGTTGGGGCTGACGGGCTGCCGCTGGCTACCATTCAGGAAGGCGACGTGGTTATTTGCTTCAACTTCCGCACCGACCGGGGCCGGGAAATCACGCAGGCCCTAACGCAGCAGGATTTCCACGCCTTCAACATGCACCGGCTGAACCTGCACTACCTGACCATGACCAACTACGACGCCACGTTTGTGGGCGTCACCCCGATTTTCGAGAAAGACAACCTCGAAAACACGTTGGGCGCGGTGCTGGAAGCCAACGGTAAAAAGCAGATCCGCATTGCCGAAACCGAGAAGTATCCGCACGTGACGTTCTTCTTCTCGGGCGGCCGGGAGGTGGAGTTCACCGGTGAAACCCGCCTGATGCGTGCCTCACCCAAAGTAGCCACCTACGATTTACAGCCCGAAATGAGTGCCTTCGAGCTGCGCGACGCCCTGGTGCCGGAGTTGCAGGCCAAATCGGCTGACTTTGTGGTGCTCAACTTCGCCAACCCTGACATGGTGGGCCACACTGGCGTATTTGAAGCCGCCGTAAAGGCCGTAGAAACCGTGGACACCTGCACTCGTGACGTAGTAACGGCTGCCCTGGAGAGCAACTACGCCTGCATCGTTATTGCCGACCACGGTAATGCCGACATGATGATTAACCCCGACGGCACGCCTAACACGGCTCACACGACGAACCTGGTGCCCTGCATTCTGGCTGATACGGACTACCAGGGCACCCTGACGGATGGCAAGCTGGGCGACATTGCCCCAACGGTACTGGCGCTGATGGGCTTGCCCCAGCCTGCTGATATGACCGGCGTGTCGTTGCTGCAACCTACTGCCGCTCCTACGAATGCATAGAGCATTCTGGGCCGCCGCCTCGCTGCTCCTGATTACGGCCTGTAGTCAGGAGCAGGATGCTGCCCGGGCGGGCCAGCCGGCCCGCAAGCCGCTGTACTTCGACGTGAAAGGCTTTCTGGACAACCAAGCGGCTCTGCTTACCCGGCAACAGCCGGCGGTGGAAAAGCAGGTCATGCTGCGTGACGGGCAAGTAGAAACCACCCGGGTCGAAAAGGTGGACTGGAGCAAGGAATTGCAGATTTTCTACCAAGCCGACATTAATAAGCCCGCACTGCGCGGTGCCTACGAGGCTCAAAATGCGCCAGTAGGTGACACGGTGACTATAGCCAAGACTTACCGCCGCAAAGCCGGCGTTGAGAACATCGTAGAGCAGCTGCGGGTAGAGCAGAATGACACCAAGAAAGGCCGTATTGAGGCTGTGCTGACTCAGGATAATCCGCTGTTCTTCTCACGCAAAGTATTGGCACTGCAGTACCAGAATGGGCTGCTGAAAACGTACCGGGTACAGGGCGTGCAGAAGCTGATTCTGTTCGACACGTTGCGCTACTCGGCTACCGTGACGGTATTGCCGTAGCTACTTAATCCAGATACGGCTCGACGCGGGCCACAGCAGGCTTGCCTTCCGAGAAGGTTGCCGACACATTATTGGTCCGCTCGGTGTCCCGAATCTGGACTTTGGAGCAGGAACCGCCGCTTTGCCGGGTGGAGGCATCCAGCGTTTCGCGCAGGCGCTGACCGTAGCCAGGGCGGAAATTAGTAATAACGGCCCGACGCAACAGACGCTGCTCGGGCATGCAATAGAACTCAAACTGGTTGCCCTGGTGCTGCAGCGTCAGAATGGTGTCGTTCTGTCCTTTCTCGTGCACGTTAGCAAACAGCTTGCGTGATACAATCTTTGCTCCTGCCTGCAGCAGTTCCTCGGCGGTAAGCTCGGCTCCGAAAGGCTGACCGGCCAGCGTATCGTTGGTCGTGACACAAGTAGCTTTGGACGTAACCGGCCGGGGCACCGTGCGGCGCTTGGGGGAGGGAGGTGGCTCCGACTGCGTACGGCTGGCGGGGCTGGTGCTCACGGCGGCGCACACTGCCAGGGCAGAGACGAGTTTAACCGCAGAGAGCAGGGCAGCAGACAACATAGCGCAACAGGGGCCTTTTCTGGCTCATACGCAAATAATTAGCGCGCGGCTTGTCGTCTACCGGATTTATTTGGTACCGGGCTAGCCTTCGGTGCCCATTAAGGTAGCCACAATCCAGCGGCGGCCACCGTGGTTGCGGTGCTCACCCAGGTACACGCCCTGCCAGGTACCCAGCGCCAGCTCCCCGTTGGTAATCGGGATGGTAACGGAGGTGCCCAGCGTAGCGGCTTTCAGATGGGCCGGCATATCATCGGGGCCTTCCTGGGTGTGCAGGAAGTAAGGCGCATTTTCGGGCACGGCCCGGTTGAAATACTGCTCGAAGTCGTGGCGGACGGTGGGGTCAGCGTTTTCGTTGAGGCTCAAACTAGCCGAAGTGTGCTGAATAAAGAAGTGTACCGTCCCGATTTTGATACGCTCCAGCTCGGGCAATTCGGCTACCAGCACGTCGGTGATGAGGTGGAAACCGCGGCGTACGGCGGGCAGGCGCAGGCGTTTCTGGATCCAGATCATAGCGGCAGGTTAGAGGTCTTTACGCTCGTAGGCGCCTGGGTCGGGGGTGTTCAGGTCGCGGGAGCGGTTGAGCAGGTCGGTGGTAATGCCGCCGAAGGGCCGAGCTGTATTTCTCACGGCGGAAAGGGTATCGAGGTTATAATCGAACTTATCGGCAAACTGGCCGGCCGGGCGCTTGAACTTGGGGTCCACGTTGAGGCGGTTGCCGTTGTTGTCGAAGGACGTTTTGTAGCGCTGAGTGCGTAGCACGCTGTTCTGAATGATCAGCTCGGGGTAGTCGTTGCCGTTCTTGAAGAGCAGCTCTTCCGGAATAGAGCCCCAAATGATAGAGTTGCGGATGGTAATGCGGGTCGGCAGTGGCCCGGGCACACGCCGCACCGCTGACTCATTGGTAAAGGCCAAAGACTCTGTTTCGCGCCGGAACTGGGGCGTGTAGTTGGCAATGGTGCAGAAGTTCAGGTTGAACGTACTACCCGCCAGGCCTAAAATAGCATACTCGCCGCAGTTGGTAAACAGGCAGTTAGTTAGGTTAAAGTCACCGCCAATGCTGAGCGCGCCGGCTCCGTCGAAGGTTTGTCCGCCACCGGCGAAGGATAGCCGGGAGCCGGAAATATTCTTAATAACGGTGTTTTCAACCGTCACCCGGGGCCGGGGCTGCTGGTTGCCGGGGTTGTAAACTAGCAGGCCGAAACTGGCATTCTTGATTTCGGCGTAGCGAATTACGTTGTTGCGGCTGCTAACCGAGTCGAACTGAATACCGGCCCACTGGCCCGGTATTTCATTGTAGAACGGCTCCAGCCGGTCGGCCGAGAAGCGCACGATGTTGGGGTCGGTGGGCTTGATTTCGCCGGTGGGTGAATAGGTAGGGTTCACCCGCAAGGTGCCCTTCACGATGATGGCCGCCCCGGCGTGGGCATACACCCGGGCGCCGGCCTCGATGGTCAGCACGCAGCCGGCAGGTACCAGCACCGAGCTGGGCAGCACGTGGGGCTTGTCTTTGCGCCACACCTCGTTGCAACCCAGTACTCCGCGGTGGAAGAAGGCGTTTTGCCCGTAAGCCACCAGCTCGACCTGCTGATCGTTGCCGTTGGTTTTAAACCGCAGCTGGTCAGCAATCAGGAAGGGCTTGCCTTCGGACTGGGCACCGCCCGGGCCGAGCTTGGCCCGCACCAGCACCAGCAAACTGTCCTTACCCCGGATTTCGACGTTGTTAGCCATGGCACCACCGTCGCCGTTTACGATGATGGAATATTCGGTTACGGCCGGATTCACGACGCTGATCTGTTCCACCTTCACGGCCCGACTGTTGCGGTTGTACACCCACAGGCGCTTCGTAACGGTGCCGACCTGGGTGAAGACCGTATCAAAGAGCACCGTATCGGTCGAGAATTCGAGCTTGGCGCTGGGGTCAGTGGTCAACAGGTCTTCCTTGGGCTCACAGCCCGGCAGCACGGTAAGCAGACAACTCAGGATGAGCAGGCAGGGTAGCAGAAAGCGCATAGTACAAATAATGAATCAGGTCACAAACGCGTCATCCTGAGCCCGGCGAAAAACCTTCTGCTCCTGGAACGGCAAAGTTCTAGCGCGGGTAAGGTCCTTCGCCGAGCTCAGGATGACAAACGGATTATAGAGCAGCTTAGTGTGGCGTATTACGCTTACGCTACACCTTCCTGCAGACGCTCGGCACTTTCGGCGATGCGCAGTTGCTCGACGAAGTCGTCGATGTTGCCTTCCATCACGCTGGCCAGGTTATAGACCGTATAGCCAATGCGGTGGTCGGTAACGCGACCCTGGGGGTAGTTATAGGTGCGAATTTTGTCGGACCGGTCGCCGCCGCCAATCATGCTCTTGCGCTGGGCTCCTTCGGCTTCGTTCTTTTTGGCCAGCTCGATTTCGTAGAGGCGGGAGCGCAGTACCTGCAGGGCCTTGTCGAAGTTCTTGAGCTGGGACTTCTGGTCCTGGCACTGGGCCACGAGGCCGGTGGGCAAGTGGGTCAGGCGCACAGCCGAATAGGTCGTGTTTACGGACTGACCACCTGGGCCCGACGACATAAACAGGTCCTTGCGCACGTCGTTCATGTCGATTTGCACATCGAGTTCCTCAGCCTCGGGCATCACCACGATGGAAGCTACCGAGGTGTGAATCCGGCCCTGAGTTTCGGTGGCCGGCACCCGCTGCACGCGGTGCACACCCGACTCAAACTTGAGCTTGCCGTACACGTCCTCGCCTTTCACGGCCAGGATAATTTCCTTGTACCCGCCGCTGGTGCCCTCAGTAGCGTCCACGAGTTCCATTTTCCAGCCCTGGCGCTCGGCAAAGCGCATGTACATGCGCTGCAGGTCGCCTGCGAAGATGGCAGCCTCGTCGCCCCCGGCCCCGGCCCGGATTTCCATGATAATGTCCTTCGAGTCGTTGGGGTCCTTGGGAATCAGCAACTCCTTGATGACGGTTTCGAGGCGCTCCTGCTCGGGCAGCAGAGTTTCGAGCTCGTCTTTGGCCATCTGGCGGAAGTCCTCGTCTTTCTCGGTGGCAATAACTTCACGGGCGCCCTCGATGTTGGAAAGCACCTGCTGGTAATTCTTATACTCGGTCACGATTTTGCCGAGGTCCTTATACTCTTTATTCAAGGTCTTGTAGCGCTTCATGTCGCTCATGGCCTCGGGCTGCATCAGCTGCTCGTTTACGTCTTCGTAGCGCTGGCGAATGGCCTCCAGTTTATCTAGCATCTTGCCTTCAGGAAATTGTATTTGCTTTTGCAAAGGTAAGGAAACAAACACGATGAACCCGGCCCCGCGTTCCAGGTAGCTAATACAATATAGTGTTGGTGCCAAGCGCTGACTTTCGCACGTCCTGTCGAGCCTCAGCGAGACATCTCATGGGCAGTGGTAATCAGTCAGCACCGCAACGTCAGCACGCAAGATTCTTCGTTGGGTTCGGAATGACGTTCTTTAGTTATCAAGTAAAAATCTGAGGCTGAAGTTGGACGGGCCAGATAATTCACTACTTTGGGCTCAATATTCAACGCGCCCGATGCTTCAGCACTTCGCTACAGCCGCTTTTTCTTGCGCCCTGCCCGTGATTCCCACGGGTACAGGTACGGTCACAACAACCCGGTAACCGGGCTGCACCTACCTCTTTCACTCTAGTTTCTTTTTGAGTCGCAGCCCGAGCCGAGGAAATCCCCGAAGGATTCCTCCCTGGCCCGGGCTTTTTCGTGTGTGTTCTTTTCAAGCTAAGCAGTATGCAGGTTCTAAAATTCGGGGTACGTCGGTGGCCAATGCAGCCAACATTGCCAGAGTACTTGACATTGTAACGGCTGCGGCCCAGCAGGAAACAACCGTGGTAGTCGTCTCGGCCCTGGGCGGTATTACTGATGCCCTGATTGAAGCCGGCCGCCTGGCCGCTGCCGGTAATGAAGAGTACAAGGAGCGCCTGCACCACATTGAAAGCCGCCACATGGACGCCGCCCGGGAGCTGGTGCCGGTAACCAACCAGAGCAGCGTACTGAGTTTGGTCAAGAAGCACTGCAACGAGCTGGAAGGCATCTGCAACGGCGTATTTCTGCTCGGCGAGCTGAGCGTGCGCACCCTGGATAGGGTTATGAGCTTCGGCGAGCTGCTGTCCTCGCAGCTGGTGGCCGCCAGCTTGAAAGCCCGGCAGGTAGCCCACCAGTGGCACGACAGTCGGCAACTTATCCGCACCAACTCCCAGCACGGCTTTGCCGCCGTCGACTTTGCCGCTACCAACCAGCTCATCAACGACTTTGTAGCCAGCCAGCCCGAAGCCTTATACCTCGTGCCGGGCTTTGTGGCTGCCGACGCCCAGGGTGCTACGACCACGCTGGGCCGGGGCGGCTCCGACTATACCGCCGCCATTTTTGCCGGAGCCCTCGGGGCCAGCCGCCTGGAAATCTGGACCGACGTGAGCGGCATGATGACGGCCGACCCGCGCCTGGTGCCCCACGCCCGGCCCATTGCGCGCATTTCCTACCAGGAGGCCATGGAACTGTCGCACTTTGGGGCCAAGGTGCTGTACCCGCCCACCATTCAGCCGGTGATGAGCCAAGGCATTCCGCTCTGGATCAAAAACACCTTTGCCCCCACCGACCACGGCACTTTGGTTGAGGTAAGCCCGCCGGCTACCAACCACATTGTGCGGGGTTTGTCGAGCATTGGGCAGCTGGCTTTGCTCAGTCTCGAAGGCAGCGGAATGGTGGGCATTCCGGGCTTTTCGAAGCGGCTGTTTGAGGCTCTGGCCCGGGAGAAGATCAACGTGATTCTCATCACCCAAAGCTCCTCGGAGCATTCCATCAGCGTGGCCATCAACGCCCGCGACGCCGCAGCGGCCCAACGCTCCGTGGACGAGGAGTTTGCCTACGAAATAGCCGTGGGCAAAGTAGACCCGCTGCACCTGGAAACCGACCTGGCCATCGTGGCTTTGGTGGGGGAGAACATGAAAAACCATACCGGCATCAGCGGGCGTCTGTTTGGGGCCTTGGGCAACAATGGCGTGAACATTCGGGCCATTGCCCAGGGCTCGTCGGAAAAGAATATTTCGACGGTTATCCGGGCCCAGGACGTGAAAAAGGCCATCAACGTGCTGCACGAATCCTTTTTTGAGGCGACCAGCAAGCAGGTGAATCTCTTCGTGGTGGGCGTGGGCAACGTGGGCCGCAAGCTCCTGGAGCAGCTCGACCGGCAGCAGGCCTACCTCCAGGAAAAGCTCAAGCTGAACGTGCGCGTGGTAGGCGTGGCCAACAGCCGCACGTTTGCCCTGCACGAGCACGGCCTAGCTCCCGGCCAGTGGCAACAGGCTCTGGAACAGGGCGAGCCGCTGCATTTGCCCACCTTGGTTGAAGCTATTCACGCCCGCAACCTGCGCAACGCCGTGTTTGTGGATGTGACGGCCAGCGCCGACGTGGCCCAGGTGTACGGCGCGCTGCTTGAGAAAAGCGTAGCCGTGGTGGCCTGCAATAAGATTGCCTGCGCCTCGGAATACGTCAACTACGCCCGGCTCAAGGCCCTGGCCCAGGAGTTCAACACCGATTTTCTGTTCGAAACCAACGTGGGCGCTGGGCTGCCCGTCATTGGCACGCTGAACGATTTGCTGCGTAGCGGCGACGTGGTCAACCGGATTGAGGCAGTGCTATCGGGTACTTTGAATTTCGTATTCAACCACTACGACGGCAAGCGGCCCTTTGCCGAGGTGGTGCGCCAAGCCCAGCAGGAAGGCTACACCGAACCCGACCCCCGCCTGGACCTGAGCGGCACCGACGTGGCCCGCAAAATCCTGATTCTGGCCCGCGAAACCGGCGAGAAGCTGGAAATGGAGCAGATTCAGAACGTGTCGTTCTTGCCCGCCTCGTGCATGGAAGGCAGCGTGGAGGACTTCTACGAGCAACTGGCCGTACACGAGGAGCATTTTCACGGCCTCTACGAAGCGGCAGCGGCCCAGGGCAAGAAGCTCAAATTTGTGGCCCGCTACGCCGACGGCAAGGCCAGCGTGGGGTTGCAGTCCATAGCGCCTGGCCACGACTTTTACGCCCTGCACGGCAAAGACAACGCGGTGCTGTTCTACACCGACCGGTATCCGGAACAACCCTTGGTGATTAAGGGGGCCGGTGCTGGCGCCGAGGTAACGGCCTCGGGCGTCTTTGCCGACATCATCCGCACGGCCCGGGGGTAGCAGCACGCCATGTCGACCAGCAGGACACATGACGCTCTAAGTTGGCTTATGCCCTAAACGATTCACCAGCATCTACTTCTCTTTCTCTTATGTCTGCTTCCATCACCGTGCTGGCTCCGGCCACCGTGGCCAACGTCGTCTGCGGCTTCGACGTGCTGGGCTTTGCCCTGGCTACGCCTACCGACACCATGCACTTGCGCCTGACCAACACGCCGGGCGTAACCATCATCAACGAGGATGACTACGACCTGCCCACCGAGCCCACGCGCAACGTGGCCGGGGCCGCCCTGTTGGCCTTGCTGCGCGAAGCTCCGGCCGGCACTGGCATTGAGGTCCGGATTCAGAAGAACATCAAGCCCGGCAGTGGCATCGGCAGCAGCGCCGCCAGTGCCGCCGGCGCCGTAGTGGGAGCCAACGAGCTGCTGGGTAACCCGTTCAGCAAAGAAGACTTAGTGCGCTTTGCCATGTTCGGGGAAGAAGTAGCCTCCGGCGTGCAGCACGCCGACAACATTGCCCCGGCCATCTACGGCGGCGTCACGCTGATTCGGGCCACCGAGCCCCGGCCCGACATCGTGACGTTGCCCGCTCCCGAGCTGCACGTGACGGTGGTGCATCCGCAGATCGAGGTCAAGACTTCTGATGCCCGCCAGATTCTCAAAAAGGAAGTTTTGCTCAAGGACGCCATCCGGCAGTGGGGCAACGTGGGCGGGCTGGTGGCAGGTCTGCTCAAAAGCGACTACGACCTGATTGGCCGCTCCCTGGAAGACGTCATCATTGAGCCCGTGCGCAGCATTCTGATTCCGGGATTTGCGGCCGTGAAAGAGCAGAGCCGACTGGCTGGAGCCTTGGGCGGCGGCATTTCCGGGTCGGGGCCGTCCATCTTTATGCTCAGCCGCACCGAGGAAACGGCCCGGGCTGTAGCCCAGTCCATGCAGCAGATTTACACCGATTTAGGCATTGATTTTCACACCTACGTCACCCGCATCAGCCCCGGTGGGGTGCAGGTAGTGCCCACCGAGCAGCTTCAGCCCAATGCAGTATTATAGCCTCAAGCACCAGGCCCCGAGCGTCGACTTCCGGGCCGCCACCATTGCCGGCCAAGCGCCCGATGGCGGCTTGTACTTCCCAGAAACCATTCCGCGCTTCTCGCCCGAGCTACTTGCTGACCTCAAGACCCTGCCCAAAGCCGAGCTGGCCTTGCAGGTGATGCAGCCCTACGTAGGCGACACGATACCCGCCGCCGAGCTGGCCCGCATCTGCGCCGAAACCGTGGACTTCCCGTTTCCGGTGGTGTCCGTCACGGAGCAGATTGCGGCTCTGGAGCTGTTTCACGGCCCGACCTTGGCGTTCAAGGACGTGGGGGCGCGATTTATGAGCCGCTGTCTGGGCTACTTTTCGCGCCAGCAAACCAGCAGAATAACCGTGCTGGTAGCTACGTCCGGCGACACGGGCGGGGCCGTCGCCAACGGATTTCTGGGCGTAGATGGCGTGGACGTAGTCATTCTCTACCCTTCGGGCAAGGTGAGTCCGGTGCAGGAGCGGCAGCTGACGGCCCTGGGTCAGAACATTACGGCCTTGGAAGTGCAGGGCGACTTCGACGACTGTCAGCAACTGGTCAAGCAGGCTTTTACCGATTCGGCCGTGAATAGCCACCTGACCCTGACCTCAGCCAATTCCATCAATGTAGCCCGCTGGCTGCCCCAGCAGCTGTATTATATCTACGCCTGGCAGCAGTGGCAGCACCCCGAGCCGCCGGTGGTGGCCGTGCCCAGCGGCAACTTCGGTAACCTTTGCGCCGGACTGCTGGCCTACGTGTCGGGTTTGCCGGTGCAGCACTTTGTGGCGGCCTGCAACGCCAACGACGCCGTGGCCAGCTACCTGCGCACCGGCGACTTTGCTGCCAAAGCCGCCGTGGCTACTCTTTCCAACGCCATGGACGTGGGCAACCCCAGCAACTTTACCCGCATTTTAGAGCTGTTTGCCCAAAGCCACACCACCATCAGCCAGCTCATTCACGGCTGCACCGTGAGCGACGCCACGACCAGCACCACCATCGAGCAGGTGTACCAGCAAACCGGCTACCTGCTCGACCCGCACGGCGCCGTCGCCTTTCACGCTCTCCAGGAGTACCTGCAAAGCCGGCCGGGGCAACATGGGCTGTTTCTGGAAACAGCCCACCCAGTAAAGTTTCCGGAGGTTGTCGAGCCGCTGATTGGGCAGGCCATTGCCCTACCCGAGTCCTTGCACGAGCTGATGCGTCAACCCAAGCAGAGCATACGGCTAGAGGCGCGCTACGAGGCGTTGCGGGAGTATTTGCTGGCCCGCTAGCGGCCAACTTCTGATTCTTTGCGTTGTTTGTACTACCAAAGCCGGTCGTTGCCGGTGGGTCTGTGTCCTTTGCTTTTTGCTGCTATGCGCCCTGCTTTCCCCGCGTTTTCCTCCGGAATTTTGGCTTTGAGCCTGCTGTTGACGGGCTGCCGGCCCGACCAGATTGAGCACATCGAAAACGGGAAGCAAATTGCCACGACCCTGGAAAACATGGCCGTGAAGCGCATTCTACCCGCCGACTTCCTACGGGCTACCCGCTGGGCCGGCGACTCGCTCACCGGCCAGGCCGACCGGGAACTGCGCCGCCTGCTGGCCGATAAGCTGCAAGCCGGCGGAGTGGCTTCAGCCTTGCCCTACTGCCGCCCCGAAGCCTACGCCTCCACCGACTCCCTGTCCCTGGTGCTGCTAGCCACGCCGGGCCGACTCTCGTCCCGCCCGCGCAATCCACAGAATCAGGCCCCCATATCTGCTGCTGAGCTGCGCCCCGACACGGCCCGACTTATCAAGCGGCTTACGGCGGACGTGTTTGAATACCAGCGCCCGATTTTGTTGAGCGACGCGCAGTGCCTGCGCTGCCACGGCGAGGTGGGCAAGGACGTTGCGGCGGCTGACTATGCTCTTATCAAGCAAAAATATCCGCAGGACCAGGCCACCGGCTACCAGCTCGGCGACGCTATGGGCGTGTGGCGGGTGAGCTTTGCCCGCAACGGCATTGCGGAGTTCTACACCATGAAAACCCGCAAGGTGATGAAGCCCCGCAAGCCACTGTTTTAGCGGCCAGTGCACTGATAGACTTTATTTTACCTGCTTAATCAGCGGATTTTATCGGCCCCTACCCGAAGTTGACCTCAACCTTCGGCCGGCTCTGGCAGTTGAGGGAGCTATGAGCCAGACTTCAGCTACTCCCATCATTATTATCGGGGCCGGAATGGCGGGCCTTACCTGCGCCAACTACCTGCACCGCGCGGGCCGGCCCGTGCTGGTTCTCGACGCGGCTGATGCCGTGGGCGGCCGGGTCCGCACCGACGTTACACCCGAAGGCTTCCGCCTCGACCGGGGCTTTCAAGTGCTCCAAACCCGCTATCCGGAAGTGCAGCGCCTGCTGGATTATGGCGCGTTACAGTTACGGGCATTTCGCTCGGGCGCCGCCATTCGCCTGGCCGACGGGCGGCAGACTACCCTGGTAAATCCGCTGGACCAGCCCCTGGCTGCATTTTCGGCCCTGGCTTCACCCATCGGTACTCTGGCCGATAAGCTGCGTATTCTGGCGTTAGCTAAGCGCGTCAAGACCAGCACCAACCAGGAACTGCTCGATTTTCCCTCCGCTGATACCCTTACTTACCTGCGGCAGAACGGCTGGAGCGAGCAAATCATTGACTCCTTCTTCCGGCCGTTTTTCGGTGGCGTGTATCTGGACCGCAGCCTGAGCACAGGCAGCAACTTTTTCGAGTTTGTCTTCAAGCAATTCGTGGAAGGCGATGCAGCCATTCCGGCTCTGGGCATACAGCAGATTCCCGAGCAGCTGGCCGCCCGCCTGCCCGTCGGGAGCCTCCGACTCAACACGGCCGTAAGCAGTGTGCAGGGCAACACGGTTCAGCTGGCTTCGGGCGAAACCTTGGCGGCGGCAGCGGTTGTCGTAGCTACCGATGGCGAGGCGGCAGCCCGGCTGCTGCCCACTTCCCGGCTGTCTTTTCCCACGGCTTGGCGTCGCACTACCTGCACGTATTTTGCTACCGATGAGTCGCCGGTGAAGGCCGATAAACTGCTGCGCCTCAACGCCGCGCCCAATACGCTGGCTCACAACGTGGCCTTCCCTAGTCACGTTGCCCCCGATTATGCCCCGGCCGGCCGCACCCTGATTTCGGTAAGTACTCACGGCCCGCAGGTTTTGTCGGAAGAAGAGCTTACCACATATTTGCGCGAAGACCTGAGTATTTGGTTTGGCCCCGAAGCCCGGCGCTGGCAGCACCTGCGCACCTACTACATTCCCCAGGCCCTGCCCGTGTACCCGGGTGGGCAGCCCCCACACCAGCCGCTGCAACTGGCTCAAAATCTCTACCGCTGCGGCGACTACACCGCGTATCCGTCCCTAAACGCCGCCATGGCCACGGGCCGGGAAGTGGCCGAAGCCCTGCTGGCATCTTAGGTCTAATCAACTAACAACCGGCCCCGGCACTGCTTTTCTGAAGCAAGGCCGGGGCCGGTTTGCGTGAATCAAGGTGGTTAGCGCAACTCGACTACTGCCGG
Above is a genomic segment from Hymenobacter cellulosivorans containing:
- a CDS encoding homoserine kinase, with the translated sequence MSASITVLAPATVANVVCGFDVLGFALATPTDTMHLRLTNTPGVTIINEDDYDLPTEPTRNVAGAALLALLREAPAGTGIEVRIQKNIKPGSGIGSSAASAAGAVVGANELLGNPFSKEDLVRFAMFGEEVASGVQHADNIAPAIYGGVTLIRATEPRPDIVTLPAPELHVTVVHPQIEVKTSDARQILKKEVLLKDAIRQWGNVGGLVAGLLKSDYDLIGRSLEDVIIEPVRSILIPGFAAVKEQSRLAGALGGGISGSGPSIFMLSRTEETARAVAQSMQQIYTDLGIDFHTYVTRISPGGVQVVPTEQLQPNAVL
- a CDS encoding c-type heme family protein, coding for MRPAFPAFSSGILALSLLLTGCRPDQIEHIENGKQIATTLENMAVKRILPADFLRATRWAGDSLTGQADRELRRLLADKLQAGGVASALPYCRPEAYASTDSLSLVLLATPGRLSSRPRNPQNQAPISAAELRPDTARLIKRLTADVFEYQRPILLSDAQCLRCHGEVGKDVAAADYALIKQKYPQDQATGYQLGDAMGVWRVSFARNGIAEFYTMKTRKVMKPRKPLF
- the thrA gene encoding bifunctional aspartate kinase/homoserine dehydrogenase I — its product is MCSFQAKQYAGSKIRGTSVANAANIARVLDIVTAAAQQETTVVVVSALGGITDALIEAGRLAAAGNEEYKERLHHIESRHMDAARELVPVTNQSSVLSLVKKHCNELEGICNGVFLLGELSVRTLDRVMSFGELLSSQLVAASLKARQVAHQWHDSRQLIRTNSQHGFAAVDFAATNQLINDFVASQPEALYLVPGFVAADAQGATTTLGRGGSDYTAAIFAGALGASRLEIWTDVSGMMTADPRLVPHARPIARISYQEAMELSHFGAKVLYPPTIQPVMSQGIPLWIKNTFAPTDHGTLVEVSPPATNHIVRGLSSIGQLALLSLEGSGMVGIPGFSKRLFEALAREKINVILITQSSSEHSISVAINARDAAAAQRSVDEEFAYEIAVGKVDPLHLETDLAIVALVGENMKNHTGISGRLFGALGNNGVNIRAIAQGSSEKNISTVIRAQDVKKAINVLHESFFEATSKQVNLFVVGVGNVGRKLLEQLDRQQAYLQEKLKLNVRVVGVANSRTFALHEHGLAPGQWQQALEQGEPLHLPTLVEAIHARNLRNAVFVDVTASADVAQVYGALLEKSVAVVACNKIACASEYVNYARLKALAQEFNTDFLFETNVGAGLPVIGTLNDLLRSGDVVNRIEAVLSGTLNFVFNHYDGKRPFAEVVRQAQQEGYTEPDPRLDLSGTDVARKILILARETGEKLEMEQIQNVSFLPASCMEGSVEDFYEQLAVHEEHFHGLYEAAAAQGKKLKFVARYADGKASVGLQSIAPGHDFYALHGKDNAVLFYTDRYPEQPLVIKGAGAGAEVTASGVFADIIRTARG
- the thrC gene encoding threonine synthase produces the protein MQYYSLKHQAPSVDFRAATIAGQAPDGGLYFPETIPRFSPELLADLKTLPKAELALQVMQPYVGDTIPAAELARICAETVDFPFPVVSVTEQIAALELFHGPTLAFKDVGARFMSRCLGYFSRQQTSRITVLVATSGDTGGAVANGFLGVDGVDVVILYPSGKVSPVQERQLTALGQNITALEVQGDFDDCQQLVKQAFTDSAVNSHLTLTSANSINVARWLPQQLYYIYAWQQWQHPEPPVVAVPSGNFGNLCAGLLAYVSGLPVQHFVAACNANDAVASYLRTGDFAAKAAVATLSNAMDVGNPSNFTRILELFAQSHTTISQLIHGCTVSDATTSTTIEQVYQQTGYLLDPHGAVAFHALQEYLQSRPGQHGLFLETAHPVKFPEVVEPLIGQAIALPESLHELMRQPKQSIRLEARYEALREYLLAR